From Salarias fasciatus chromosome 5, fSalaFa1.1, whole genome shotgun sequence, a single genomic window includes:
- the LOC115388080 gene encoding amphoterin-induced protein 1-like: MPVKRSRDNPSVSDHTMMRGSACISQAPSGRSRGTRFLPVLLLTLLLLPVAVHGQLVGGPLDCHKTCVCASNIVSCSKMNLSNVPTALPKYTAVLDLSFNSINKLRAEWTTVSLSKLHSLLLSNNGLTFLSSEAFIYVTKLRYLDLSSNGLRQLDEFIFEPLEQLEVLMLYNNRISQIDRSAFAGLNNLERLYLSQNQISRFPLELVKERSRLKALRLLDVSSNRIKAMPLDELQALPAWIKNGLYFHNNSLTCSCDLYDLVVRWQLKELSSAVDYKSSHTCVIPGRHQQKEKVAITDLDRMHLNCSEVKVRDKEAYLNRYLVLDCDTRQKDMEKRWVLPGNIPLSQENKTYEMLKDGTLRIGPLKAEDSGVYTCYASSDSLNETIYVTVVVFNSTLSGGLENIKTAYTTLAGCLVSVVMVLIYLYLTPCRCAGCPGQHSDKLASRDSLHSSSASLSKAQEPPGPERVESGGTLYRHVAFADPKDLLEQNGRLNPIGEEDEECLGERGERRRSDAGSVSSDTPMVV, translated from the exons ATGCCGGTGAAGAG ATCCAGAGACAATCCTTCAGTTTCTGATCACACCATGATGAGGGGCTCAGCCTGCATCTCTCAAGCCCCTTCAGGACGATCGAGAGGAACGAGATTCCTCCCGGTGTTGCTtctgactttgttgttgttgccggTGGCCGTTCATGGGCAGTTGGTGGGAGGACCTCTGGACTGCCACAAGACCTGCGTGTGTGCCAGCAACATTGTCAGCTGCTCTAAGATGAATTTGTCCAACGTTCCCACCGCGCTTCCTAAATACACCGCTGTCCTGGACCTCAGCTTCAACTCCATCAACAAGCTGCGGGCTGAGTGGACGACCGTCAGCCTCAGCAAGCTGCACAGTCTGCTACTGAGCAACAACGGGCTCACCTTCCTTTCCTCCGAGGCGTTCATCTATGTGACGAAGCTTCGTTACCTTGATCTTTCCTCAAACGGGCTCCGCCAGCTGGACGAGTTCATCTTTGAGCCGCTGGAGCAACTGGAGGTGCTGATGCTCTACAACAACCGCATTTCCCAGATAGATCGCTCGGCCTTCGCCGGCCTGAACAACCTGGAGAGGCTCTATCTGAGTCAGAACCAGATCTCGCGCTTCCCCCTGGAGCTGGTGAAGGAGCGAAGCCGCCTGAAGGCTCTGAGGCTGCTGGACGTCTCCTCCAACCGGATCAAAGCCATGCCGCTGGATGAGCTCCAGGCTTTGCCCGCCTGGATCAAGAATGGCCTGTACTTCCACAACAactctctgacctgcagctgtgacCTGTACGACCTGGTGGTCCGCTGGCAGCTCAAGGAGCTCAGCTCCGCCGTGGACTACAAGAGCAGTCACACGTGTGTGATACCGGGCCGACACCAGCAGAAGGAGAAGGTGGCTATAACGGATCTGGACAGGATGCATTTGAACTGCAGTGAGGTGAAAGTTCGGGACAAAGAAGCCTATCTGAACCGGTACCTGGTCCTGGACTGTGACACCAGGCAGAAGGACATGGAGAAGAGATGGGTCCTGCCGGGGAACATCCCACTGTCTCAAGAAAACAAGACCTATGAGATGCTGAAGGACGGAACCCTCCGGATCGGACCGCTGAAAGCCGAAGACTCGGGGGTGTACACCTGCTACGCTTCCAGCGACTCCCTCAATGAGACCATTTATGTAACCGTGGTGGTGTTCAACTCCACCCTGAGCGGAGGGCTGGAGAACATAAAGACGGCCTACACCACCCTGGCGGGATGTCTGGTCAGTGTCGTGATGGTCCTCATCTACCTCTACCTGACTCCCTGCCGCTGCGCCGGCTGCCCGGGTCAACACTCGGATAAACTCGCCTCGAGAGACAGTCTCCACTCTTCCAGCGCCAGCCTCTCCAAAGCACAGGAGCCGCCGGGCccagagagggtggagagcgGAGGAACCCTGTACAGACACGTGGCTTTCGCCGATCCCAAAGACCTGCTGGAGCAGAACGGCAGGCTGAATCCGATcggcgaggaggacgaggagtgtctgggagagagaggagagaggaggaggtctgaCGCCGGCTCCGTCAGCTCCGATACCCCTATGGTGGTGTGA